In Juglans microcarpa x Juglans regia isolate MS1-56 chromosome 8D, Jm3101_v1.0, whole genome shotgun sequence, the following are encoded in one genomic region:
- the LOC121242332 gene encoding uncharacterized protein LOC121242332: protein MTLHGFSSKVVSREFPLTLKGGARAWFGSLLPGTIIDFTKLARFFLTQVMASRKRRRPATYLLTVKQRDDESLKLYLSRFNRERMMIDDQDEKITLAALLGGIRPYNPFMIEIARRTPYPLREFMDRADGFINAEDMLRALIAPRRTEQEKANKKAVGQSSEASWESNKKKVHETKRKEKQPTRGRGGPHIHSNLAVETEKDPTL, encoded by the coding sequence ATGACCCTACATGGATTTTCGAGCAAAGTTGTGAGTAGGGAGTTCCCCCTCACACTAAAGGGAGGGGCAAGAGCATGGTTCGGGTCTCTACTGCCCGGGACCATCATCGACTTCACCAAGCTAGCTCGTTTCTTCTTGACACAGGTCATGGCAAGCCGGAAAAGGAGGCGGCCTGCTACCTACCTCCTAACGGTAAAGCAAAGGGACGATGAAAGCCTAAAGTTATACCTATCTCGGTTCAATAGAGAGCGCATGATGATAGATGACCAGGATGAGAAAATCACCCTGGCAGCACTGTTGGGGGGAATCCGGCCTTACAACCCCTTCATGATAGAGATTGCACGAAGGACTCCGTATCCATtgagggagttcatggaccgCGCTGACGGATTTATAAATGCTGAAGACATGCTCCGAGCACTGATAGCCCCTCGGCGAACTGAACAGGAAAAAGCAAATAAGAAGGCAGTTGGCCAGAGTAGCGAGGCGAGTTGGGAAAGCAATAAGAAGAAGGTGCATGAAACAAAGCGCAAGGAGAAGCAGCCCACGCGTGGGAGGGGCGGACCGCACATCCACTCCAACCTGGCAGTGGAAACAGAAAAAGATCCAACCTTGTAG